Proteins found in one Aethina tumida isolate Nest 87 chromosome 1, icAetTumi1.1, whole genome shotgun sequence genomic segment:
- the LOC109608285 gene encoding trafficking protein particle complex subunit 10 isoform X2, with amino-acid sequence MNGVNGNGLADRRPIITCAGELEVFSAIEDSLSQTLPQDACEWRRSLGRPVRSVHIGANFAPFSSAALPRGTQWDLIRQPLFHIYWTECTDVDIYKTSIRDDIDNWLKELSSKDISDWLIVVVENYDGKRTNKLLPRTTVLDKIRADFAPKQGDRCISVINPGKLESRSADSWRGLVARIRHLLLVAYAKAVSRLEDHVRQQRERRNEIGWDFMQYFHLQEELAQVLEMLGLNDEALVQYDELDALLSQFVVNGITSESVNWLSDFQRPLDRWCGLKLGPSLLSKNPSILELRAYLFAKQAQMLLLTNKVWEMASRCVPFLHTCTRELSILEVKAPPGAISCWLFLASLEVLQTCDKFNHADEVKEYSLHTACLWEYASQKLRDLGELCGLMPGVEPTSEQLHIVVGLSAGMGDNPGPPNNPSPTDKLKLALRLRDVFNKTYLELAELAMGTYKHIGRLRSARLVGRDVAAFYMLLGESQKAAAFLGDLLRTFEQDGWHELVAQTQVELANSYKKAGDVRKLIRACASVSAGPEIDTLIRWTYFDEMQRGLDSLDKTLIVPFDSIIKVVTVSLRNDDPFVMQDNDICVEVVLDSNFPREVICQKVMLSLELLENKANKSNEKYCKGRVLSGKDMKPRDPMLQRLKIQKSLDYKQDKQLAAAGIVSKFTELRRKDSAQVVPHSDFVYSLELTKLPFVLTPGVNVIRLSKKANKIGKFCLGQVALHIGKMEMVSPPLTPRLVVEVKEEKPSLQLNKRSSALISGVEQLMNLILTIGSYKIEPKSIIKLTASRGLTFQITPDEPLVSSLEFEVGDREPFSSTRHLLRIIADVLSKDHQVSISVPWSNKPTVVTLNFTAPMVTTWRLHTVRHRKYVQINVTGQCESNLAIEEARLDVGGVCDVDSRNASSSQIITNGTTYSFMWELLITPKADTPTIKAEFSVSYKLDESSDNKIYQYFFDINDYQTLYLLDADVEPTKGSEFCRVGAVCQLHLTIEQSRALPESTSAARSLMYEVLAEPNVWAVCGRTAGVVCFDNSDLEHPQTVILDVMPLTSGYLPLPVVRISKYIPAESGNDKLGKGDTGPRLEPFSPGQVYNASKGKQLHVITPKGKCATTIF; translated from the exons ATGAACGGCGTCAACGGCAATGGTTTGGCAGACAGACGGCCTATAATAACAT GTGCGGGAGAGTTGGAAGTGTTTTCCGCCATCGAAGACAGCCTCTCGCAAACGCTGCCGCAGGACGCCTGCGAGTGGCGACGTTCCCTGGGCCGTCCCGTACGCTCCGTACACATTGGGGCCAATTTTGCGCCGTTTAGCTCGGCCGCTCTTCCAAGGGGTACACAGTGGGACCTCATTCGGCAACCTTTGTTTCACATTTATTGGACTGAATGCACt GAtgtagatatttataaaactagtaTACGAGATGATATTGATAATTGGCTAAAGGAGTTGAGCAGCAAAGACATTTCTGACTGGCTAATTGTTGTAGTGGAGAATTATGATGGTaaaagaacaaataaattattacccaGGACCACTGTATTAGATAAAATACGAGCTGATTTTGCTCCTAAACAAG GAGATAGATGTATATCTGTGATAAATCCAGGCAAACTTGAAAGCCGATCAGCAGATTCATGGCGAGGCCTTGTGGCTAGAATAAGGCATCTTCTACTTGTTGCATATGCCAAGGCAGTGTCACGACTAGAAGACCATGTTAGACAACAAAGAGAAAGGAGAAACGAAATCGGCTGGGACTTTATGCAGTATTTTCATTTGCAA gaGGAATTAGCTCAGGTTTTAGAGATGCTGGGACTGAACGACGAGGCTCTGGTACAGTACGACGAGCTGGACGCCCTTTTGTCACAGTTCGTCGTCAACGGTATCACAAGCGAGAGTGTGAATTGGCTGAGCGATTTTCAGAGACCATTGGACAGATGGTGTGGACTCAAATTAGGACCCTCGCTGCTCTCTAAAAATCCATCCATATTAGAATTAAGGGCGTACTTGTTCGCCAAGCAAGCTCAGATGTTGCTGCTCACCAATAAAGTGTGGGAG atggcTTCAAGATGTGTGCCATTTTTACACACGTGCACAAGAGAATTATCGATTTTGGAGGTAAAAGCCCCCCCTGGTGCTATTTCTTGCTGGCTCTTTTTGGCCAGTTTGGAGGTCCTTCAAACTTGCGACAAATTCAATCATGCTGACGAGGTCAAAGAGTACTCATTACACACTGCTTGCCTCTGGGAGTATGCTAGTCAAAag TTGAGAGATTTGGGAGAACTTTGTGGGTTAATGCCTGGCGTAGAACCTACCTCAGAACAACTGCATATTGTGGTTGGACTTTCTGCTGGAATGGGCGACAATCCTGGACCACCAAACAATCCATCACCTACTGACAAATTGAAGTTAGCCTTACGACTTAGGGACGTTTTCAACAAAACTtatttg GAACTGGCAGAACTGGCGATGGGAACGTACAAGCATATAGGGAGGCTCAGATCAGCGAGGCTCGTGGGCCGGGACGTGGCCGCTTTTTACATGCTGCTCGGCGAAAGCCAGAAGGCCGCCGCCTTTTTGGGCGACCTGCTGCGCACCTTCGAACAGGACGGTTGGCACGAACTCGTCGCCCAGACCCAGGTCGAACTCGCCAATAGTTACAAGAAGGCCGGCGACGTCCGGAAACTAATCCG gGCGTGCGCCTCGGTGTCGGCCGGTCCGGAAATCGACACGTTAATTCGGTGGACCTACTTCGACGAGATGCAACGTGGCCTGGACTCGCTGGACAAGACCCTCATAGTGCCTTTCGACAGCATTATTAAGGTCGTGACGGTGAGCTTAAGGAACGACGACCCTTTCGTTATGCAGGACAACGACATATGCGTGGAAGTGGTGCTGGATTCCAATTTTCCCAGGGAGGTGATCTGCCAAAAAGTGATGCTGTCTCTCGAATTGCTAGAGAACAAAG CCAACAAGAGCAACGAGAAGTATTGCAAGGGGCGAGTGTTAAGTGGCAAAGACATGAAACCACGTGATCCCATGCTACAACGGTTGAAGATTCAAAAAAGTCTAGATTATAAACAAGACAAGCAACTGGCGGCTGCGGGAATCGTGTCCAAGTTTACAGAACTGAGACGAAAAGACAGTGCGCAGGTCGTACCACACAGCGATTTCGTATATTCACTCGAACTTACAAAGCTG CCTTTCGTACTAACCCCCGGTGTAAATGTGATAAGACTGAGCAAGAAAGCAAACAAAATTGGCAAGTTCTGTCTGGGGCAAGTGGCCCTACACATCGGCAAAATGGAGATGGTGTCGCCTCCGTTAACTCCCCGTCTCGTAGTGGAGGTGAAAGAGGAAAAGCCTTCACTCCAATTAAACAAACGGTCCTCAGCCCTCATCTCAGGCGTCGAACAATTGATGAACCTCATATTAACTATAGGAAGTTACAAAATTGAACca AAGTCTATTATTAAACTAACAGCATCACGAGGTTTAACCTTCCAAATAACACCGGACGAACCGTTGGTATCCAGCCTTGAATTCGAAGTGGGCGACAGAGAGCCGTTTTCCAGCACCCGTCACCTCTTGCGAATCATCGCCGACGTCCTCTCCAAGGACCATCAG GTGTCGATATCCGTACCGTGGAGCAACAAGCCGACGGTGGTGACGTTGAACTTCACGGCACCGATGGTGACGACGTGGCGTCTACACACCGTCCGCCATCGGAAGTACGTGCAGATCAATGTGACCGGACAATGCGAATCGAATCTGGCGATCGAGGAGGCCCGTCTGGATGTGGGTGGTGTGTGCGATGTCGATTCCAGAAACGCTTCTTCTAGTCAA ATTATTACGAACGGTACGACGTATTCGTTCATGTGGGAGCTACTGATCACGCCGAAGGCAGACACCCCAACCATAAAGGCGGAGTTTTCGGTCTCGTACAAGCTGGATGAATCCagtgacaataaaatttaccagtacttttttgatattaacGACTACCAG ACTCTCTATTTATTGGATGCGGACGTGGAACCGACGAAGGGCAGCGAGTTTTGTCGAGTGGGCGCCGTGTGTCAACTCCACCTGACCATCGAACAGTCACGTGCCCTCCCCGAGTCAACTTCGGCCGCCCGATCGCTCATGTACGAGGTGCTGGCCGAGCCGAACGTGTGGGCGGTGTGCGGACGGACTGCGGGCGTCGTGTGTTTCGACAACTCCGACCTCGAGCATCCCCAAACCGTGATATTAGACGTCATGCCGTTGACCAGCGGATATTTGCCTCTGCCCGTCGTCCGCATTTCCAAGTACATTCCGGCGGAATCGGGCAACG ATAAATTGGGGAAAGGAGACACGGGGCCTCGTTTGGAGCCGTTCAGTCCCGGCCAAGTGTACAATGCGAGCAAAGGCAAACAACTGCACGTGATAACACCC AAAGGCAAATGTGCtactactattttttaa